The nucleotide sequence GGCTGCCCGCGATTCTGTCGACTTGGTCATCACTAATTAATCCGAatatcttctcttctcttccgcTCCCTCCTAGTGTTATTATGGTTCTGATACTAATTATACATGGTTGGTCGATGTAACAGAGTGATGGCCCGAGTTGGGAAGTGCCGACTGGAAGAAGAGATGGCAATCTCTCTTCATCATCCGAAGCCTCGAATTTGCCTTCTCCCCTAGACTCAATTGCTGCCCAAAGGCAGAAGTTCGCGGCCAAAGGGCTTGATGATCATGACCTTGTTACACTTGTTGGTATATatgctaattaattaagctTCTCCTCCTTTAATGAATATGTTATAGTCCATTAAACGGGCATCTCAGGACTCCATGCGCAGCCAAATCTTAACATAAGTTCAGTATTCCTTGTGCAGGGGCGCATACCATAGGCCAAACAGACTGCTTATTCTTCAGATACCGCCTCTACAACTTCACAGCAACCGGCAATGCAGATCCAACCATAAACCAATCGTTTCTAGCGCAGTTGCAGGCGATTTGTCCCAAAGATGGCGATGGATCGAAGCGTGTGGGGCTGGACAAAGATAGCCAGTTGGAGTTCGATGTGAGCTTCTTCAAGAATGTGCGCGATGGAAATGGCATTCTGGAGTCGGACCAGAGGCTCTGGGGAGACGCTGCAACGCGAAGGATCGTTCAAAACTATGCAGGCAACATTAAGGGATTGCTTGGTTTtagatttgattttgagttCCCAAAGGCCATGATCAGAATGAGCAGCATTGAGGTGAAGACTGGCAGCCAAGGCGAGATCAGGAAGATATGCTCCAAGTTCAATTAGTTAgctcaataataaaaagaacttAGGCCCtcaaatgcgtgtgtgtgtttGGCCGAGCCTTTGGTCGAGCCATGGCTCGGCCACCTCAACACTGGATTCAAAAATAGAAtagtgcaaaaaaaaaaacattcgaTGAACTAAAACATTCCCAGaaacagaaataaaataagaaagaatacataaataatacaCAGCGATTTTAACCGTGGTTTATTCGTTAAATAAGATTACATTCACGTTGAACTCCTACGAAAAGAGCTCATTGCACTAATCGGGAAAATAAttacaaccttcacatgcaTCTCTCTCATTTATTCATTGTACAAACTATGCTCTCTAACAAAAATGTCCCATAACCACAACAAATAGAGATTAAAGACAAACCCTAAgaacaaagagaagaaaaaaactaTACAGAGAATGTCGTAAAAGtgaagagaatgaaaatctaaTTGGTATAAATAATTGGAGGTTGTGCTGCCTAAATCTCGAGAacagaagaaatataaataGGTAGAAGCAACGGTGAGGATTTGATTTGGAAATGGGATTGACGGCCAAAAAAGCAACAGGCTAAGCGACAAGAAAGTATAGAAAGAATTACCGAGCTGTAAAATGACTAGGGAGTTGACGTTTGGCCATCTGTGCTCTGTTACTCCAAAATGACAGCGTTTTGGAGCAACCATAGAACAGTTGCCAGGTGGCCTCCACCTCTTATTAAAAACATCAACATAGAGCAGCGTTTTGGAGCAACCATAGAGCAGTTGCCAGGTGGCCTCCACCTCTTATTAAAAACATCAACATTTAGTTGATGCTTCACCATACCTCACAGTgtgtattgaataattttgaaatgatttaaatttgattcaatGGAACTTGTGAAAGGTAAAATGATTAAGTGACAAATCTTATGACTCAATCAATCAATAATTAGCTTGTGAAATCTGCACATGTAGGTGTGTGTTAAGCTTTACTTTTTTTCTCTGACAATTTAAATTTCCATCTTGTGAATTTAGAGGGAAATGGATATAAGGAAATTTAATTCCTATCGGTGTTCATAAAAGTAGATTTTTGAGAATTAATTTCTTTACAATGGCATGAATCTATACATACTAGAAGATACTCACATCTATGtgtacaaaataataaaatattttaaaagaagacTCGTAGGGATGATACTAGatattaaagtttaattttttttagatatattttaaataaagatgGATTTTGGTGAGGTTGCACAATTTTATTATGACTTAAAATGACATAACTTTAagtcaaaaatagtttttttttggttattttattctttcctttttttattaaatagaatagaaagagtattttggttaacaaaaaaataaaaaatagtttttattcaGAGGTAGCACTAACACAAAAACCCATGGTTAGTTATCTCTACTATTATATAAACAAAGAGAACTATTTAGTTCTATGAAGTTATGTCAACAAAGTgtgtaaaatatttaatttactacTTTATTAAACCTGAGTctttgcttaattttttttaaaaaaatataaaaattagacCATAAATTGTTACcaaataaatttgtatttaatatattttatttacacgGACTACCCttctaatataatataatagatatgagttagatataaataaatatcaattgattggggttgtttgaaaatatggttgtttttttatatatttactcGAGACCCAGTAAATTTCATaccaacaataaataaaaaatatctttaataatttaaatgatttcCTAACAATTTTTTACACTACTATTTAATTTCAATCACtgattttcaacaaaatgagaacaataaaaaaatcaaaatatatataataaaatatcaccAAAATACAGCAAAATATATCAAAGTAATAAGTTGTTGAattgtttgattaattattaagttttcatATATTTAGTAAAACTATTATTCAACTCTTATATAACaatttctttctttgtatttaatttttgtatgtattttttaCAGCATGGTCTTATTCATGCTGTAATAAGAAATTAAGCTGCAGTTTAACAAACTTGAGCCACACCCACATGAACGAGAAATGTCTATACAATCGCAAGTGTACAAACCAGTCTCGAAGAAAATAAAATCCCGTTGAGAATATCTAATAGAAAAGTGAAAAACTAAGCTAAGCTACCAACCCCTACACCGAGATAacaaatttgtttttgttttcatatatatcattaatttaacttaaatatatgATGATAACACATATCTAGTAAGtatcattttatatcttaaattttaaaacttgtaaTCATGTAACATACAATATGATGTCTGTCATATAAAAAGATGTAAGAtgtcaaaaggaaaatggaTTGATGTTGTTAGCAATTGAGCAAATCAATTCTCTTACACCCAATGTGCAAAACAATCAATATAAATGCAATGTTTGTTAGTTACCGACTgaaatcaatataaaatcaaGATTTCTCTTTGGTCCTCTATAGCACATgagataatttttatgaaacAAATTAATCCTAGTCCTTCTGCAATTATTATCACATCCCACAGCCATCAAAAGATTCCTTGTAAGAATTATATACTTCttttcttaaagaaaaatatcgaATCCTTAAGATAATATATGTACATGCACAAATCCCATTCAATTTGCAGGCAAGTGTAGACTTggatttacaaattaaaatcaacctGCAATActtgaaaattcacaaatactgggaagatatatatatataaggtagtCCTACGCTACTCTtaagtataataaatattactatatATCATTTTGACTTTGTAATGAACTAGGAACATTATTAAACTTCTTTAATATAGTCATTTGCGCCGTAACAGTCGAATCACTTCATCCCCATCAAGCAACACAATAAACTCCTGAGCAACATATATTATGTCCTCAAGCATAAAAATATTGCAAGaaattaataatgcaaatgGAATGAGAGATGTGAGGAAAGAGTATTCCTCATTtcattatgtttcaaaataaacaaatattctattacatatatatgaacAACTCATTTAATGTTTCTGTGTTTTCATTGAAGAAAAAACTTATTATAATAGAACTTATTAACCTCAATgtagaaaaaaatattcactGTTCATCTAACAATAGACTACGTTGGCACTAATCTTACGTAGGTTGTATCTTATGTAACAGaatatataaagaataagaAGATCATTATTGGTCTGTAAACtataagaagaaataaaataaaaaactaacaCCACTAACACCACTATAAGTATACTATTAAATTAACTCTCCATCTTTCAATAGTAGAACAAATACAAGTTTAACAGGACCTTATACAATTGCCTCATTTGTAGTTATAAGGTATTGTCAAAGCCTAGAAGGTGAAGGTCCATGACCATGCTGATCTTGGTGCCAACATAAGGCCTCCCATTGCACTAGCTAGCAAGCCTACTGAAGAAAGCATGTAACTGATGGAGGAAGACATTTAACAAGAATGAAATCCCCTATAATTGTGACTAAACTCTATAGTACAATCATTCAATTGGATTAAATAGTCATGTACTAAATGGAACGATAAATTGTGCAACATAATCATGCATACAAAATAAACTATATAAACATGGTATCTGGGCAAGCCAACTTACTGTATCTCAACATCAAAGCAGTTTGTCTAACAAAGACTAGAGAAATACATGTACCAATAGAACAAGTCCCACAAAAACCATATCTGAGTAAATCTATATCTGTGAGAATCTCAGAGCATTCCTAAACAGAGTATACCATAAAGGTAGGAGTAATTGTACACCCTACCAAACAAGCATTACTACTGGATAGCTGGTCAAAACCTGAAAAACAATAGTAAATTCGGTGTGAGCCATAAGGACCTAGCAAGTAAAGAAGTGTGTTATGCCACTAGGAGGAGAAGATATAGAAAAATGGATGACAAATAAAGTCATGACATGATAAGAAGTAGTAACCCATCATTGAATGCATATCACATAGGTacataagaaaatatgtaagaAAATCCATGGTAAGAGTAAGTAGCAcatataaactattatatattgCAATGTCTTTCAACTGCCTAGGTCATACAACCGTGATATAGTAGTTTGTTTCAGCTACCTAGGTCACACAAATCCATGACATGATAGTTTTTTTCAACTTTCAACTGTCTAGATAGCATGAAAGGAAGCAAGGAGGGTCGGCAAGGGGCCTTGGCCCCCCTTCCAAGGTCTGTGCAACCCAATATTCATGGAGCCCGGAGTGATGAAACTTTTTATATACATGCTTATGTAATTGTCAAAATATTGTATTTGTCCCtcttattttttcaaacaaGTAGAAGTAtgagattatcaaaattatataagatACAAGTATAACCACATTATCTATTGCTTCTTACATTTTTCCCCTTCCCTTTTTAACCTTAATTACAAATTTTGTCATATTAGGCTTCAACTTCCATTCTTTCTTGCATATGTTCAATAAATTGCAAAAAATGTGGGCCCCATATGTTCAAGAAATTGCAGAAAGCTTTAGTATAAAATCAATATCATGGATGATTTTGCTTCTCAAAAAGAGTGTAGAGTACAATATTATAAAAAActaatacttaaaataattaattatattttattcatgatTTTTTTGTTGTCTAAATTTTGTTACTGAAAGTTTCTCCCTATGAACTTTTTTCTGGTTCCGCCCCTATTAAGTAGTGCACTATGGCCCACAATCCTGTTGTCAAAACCAAAGTTTTATAGACTAGTGACTACTCTTATATTACAAAAACATGTGTTGCATGCATTATATCCATGCATGTCACATAAAATCACGTAATAAAGGTGTAACATATGCTATCAAGatgataaataaacaaactcGTCTCCATAGTGCTAACAAAACAATTTTTATGCTTGttgaagaataaaatatatacttgaTAGTAAGAAATGTGTAACTTATGCTATCAAGAtgataaataaactaaatattgGATAGACATGGGAGGATATCATAACATGTAGTAAACAAGCTCATCTCCATAGTGCTAACAAAACAGCTTTTATTCTTGTTGAAGAAATAGAATACTTGATAGTTTATAAAGGATATTATGTAAGTATGAAAATATGTTATAGACACAATAGCAAATTATGCAAATCAAGGAACAAATGATGAAACCCTTACTATTGAAACAGTTTTATATAGCATATTTGGTTTACTTACAGTGTTGGTTGAGGTAGCCGACTTAGTTGTTCCCCTTACTAGGAAAACCCATGGATAAGCTACTCGAGCTTGAATCATCTACAAGTTCTGCAAAACCCTCCATTAACTCAGCGTTAGATTCATAGATGACCTTGTCTTTACCTTTCAAGGAAATTTCTTTTCTCTGATCTTCAAAATGCACCACGCCTCTGGACTTCTCAATAACTCCTTGCAACATGCTGCTTTCATTAAGCAAATGAGGTGCTTGATTCTGGTAAAGTTCTGATTGTGTGGTGGGGAAAAAGCCAAGTGGATTGGAGCATTTGGTAATAGATGGTGACAAGTTCAAGCCAAAATCATTAGAGTAATTGGTTTCCAGTAGATAAGAGAAGTCCTCCATGGTTGGTTCTAGATCCAAGTAGAAACCACTAGATATGGTTTCAAGTGGGTTGGAGGAATCGTCCACATGAAACCCAAAACCATTAGGCTTGGTTTGTAGTGAGTTGGAAAAGCCTCCTGAATATGGTGCAATGTTAAACCCAAAATCACCGTGAATAGTTTGAAACATGTTAGAGGAACCTTCCATGGATGGTGTAGTGCTGACCCCAAAGCTATAGTCAGGTACAGTTTGAGGAAGGTTCATGGACTCTCCCACAAATGGTGTATTGTTGAACCCAACACCGGTAGGCCCAATTTGCATCAATTTGGTGGAATCTCCTATGGATGGGGCAGTAAAATAGCATGGTGTGGTCTGAAGTAGGTCAGAGGAACCTCCGACACATGGTATAgtgttgaaatcaaaacaaacaGGTATAGTTTGATGTGGGCTAGAAGGACCTCCCAAGGATGGTGCAATGTTGATCCCAAAATTAATACTAGACCCAATTAGGTTTGAAGAGCCTTCCAAGGTTGGTGATGGATTGAAACAAAAACCACTAGTATCAACATTGTTAAAGGAGCCTTCCATGGTTTGTGGTGTGTTGATTTCGAAAGCATTTAAACTAGTTTGAAATGGATATTGGAAGCTTCCCATGGTTGGTGATGGATTGAAGCCAAACCTGGCAGACATGGTCTGAGAAATGTCTGGCGATAATTCACTTTGAAAGTGTTGATTGGACAAGTTTGATGGTGGAGACATATGAAACATTAATGGCAAAGCAAAATCACTACCAATTGGATAAGTGTTTGATGTTTGTGGAGAACTGAAGGGGAAAAGATAGGGTAAAGAATGATTATAATTGGTGCTTTGGTACTGATAAGATGCAAAATATTGGGAGTGAGATGATGATAAAGAGGGAAAAGATTTTGTCAGCTGGAAATGGTCCGCAATTTGTTCAGGGTAAAAGGGTAGATTAACATGTTGGAATCTCTTCATTTTAGTGTTCCAAAAATTCTTGATCTCATTACCTGTTCTACCTGGAACCTAAACACAGAaacacccaaaaagaaaaaaataagatggagagactaaagaaataaagataaacGTACAATATGTTAAAGGGCTAATAgcaataaaaattcaaacattttcGCGTTTTTGTAATCTAAttcaaaagtttcaattttggcaataGTATCCCGATTTGATcgattaagtgtaattttatccaaGACCCGAATCTGATTGGAGATACGTGTGCCTTTGATGACGTGACACGCCACttggtattttaaaatatttgatcaGTGGGCCCTACATGAAtaagtgtaaaaaaataaaaaattaaatgttatgttaaatatatgtgtgtgtgtgtgtgttatgttatgttatatatatagagagagagagagaaggaagggCAACGAATGGACGACGACGAGGGCAACGGCACTAGGCTAAAGGCAACGATGGAGGTCGATTTGAAAAAAGGCCGATATGGAATCTAGAAACTTGATGGTCGATCATTAACGTTCATGGGGGTGGCTTAAGCAATCGAGGGCGAGGCGACTGATAAAGGACATCATCGATCGATAAGAACAGAGGGTCATCAATCGGTTTTTGTGAGAAGATTGTGAACAGGAGGAAGCCcagaacaaaaacaagaaagccGACAGTCACGCTGTAAGGGCAAACATGGCAATCACTGGACTTCCTCCTCCTTCCAAATTAGATTCCATTGTCGCCTCCAATTTCCAGACCGATCGTCGCCTCCAATCAAGTATCGTCGTCTGTTCCCTGCCCTTCCttcaatttgtgtgtgtgtatatatatatatatatatttaagataattttttatttttttatttttttacacatgtaCACGTGGGATCCACTCAAATGTTTTACAATGCTAGGTGGCGTGATATGTCAACAAAGGCACACACCTCTTCAGTCGAATTCGAGCCTCAAATAAAATTGTActcaatcaatcaaattgaAACATTATTGCTACAATTGAAACGTTTAGATTAGATTGTAAAAACACGAaaggttttgaatttttattactatTAGCCCTATGTTAAATAAAAAGGATAAAGTAGATGCTCGAGTTTTATAAATCTAGATAAAGCTTCTTTAAggccaaagaaaaagaagaaaataaattaatccaTATGTCCAAccaagtagagagagagagatttcatTCCAGTTCAGATCAAAGCATCTAGGGtttaaggaagaaggagaaaaaataaattgaccCATACAAATTAAGtaggaaaattaaaacaaaaaaaaaaaaaacaaggatgTAGAGGGTAACAAAAATCACAAAGCACATGCGCATTTGCCATGGAAAACTGAATTAAGGCCAAAGTACCTGAGAAGCTATGTGAGACCATCTGTTTCCATGCTTCTTGTGGAGTTCAGTGATGAGGTTTACTTCATCAACAGAAAATGCACCTTTTTTTAGATCAGGATTCAAATAGTTAGCCCATCGCAATCTACAACTCTGTCCACATCTCTTTAGACTGGTATTCTTCCATACTTCATTCCAATTCTTTGCACCAAACCTTTTTACATACTCAAGCAAGATCTCATCTTCGGATTTGGACCATGaccctttcttccaatcttcctTTACAACGTCGTTATCCCCATCACCGTAAGCGCTGCCTCTATCTCCTCTTAGATTGTTTGATGTTGCATCACCTTCGGAACTAGACAtcatctttcttcttgttttcttgAGAAAACTGCATACAGCTTATATATTCAGTGACTTGCATCGTATTTACTctctttttttgtcattttctaaAGAAGATATCTCTGTAATTATCACAAAATATACGATATGAAGACtcagaattaaaataaaaggaaagagaagcaGATTCAGATGAACCAAAATTATATTGCTATTCACctcctatatatatgtatgaaaaaaaaaatgagagaaactGATAGGAACATGTGACTCAAGTAGAGAGATAAAAGATACACAAAGGAGAGACAACATGGCAAACTCGAAATTTGTGGAACAAAAATAATGTGTAATaacctcaatttcatgaaaTCAATGAGGTATGAAACATTGGAATATATATTCTAAAACTATgattgctaaattaaaaaaaaaaaaaacaagttatTAGACATGgtttatgaattttttgtgtaaaattttatacaatatcaaattttcaaggaaaaattacaacaatatcttcaaaaataaatgaaaaaatataactttgtcaaaaagaaattaaaaaataacctagaaaaaaaattgtcttaAAAAATagtatgattaaaaaaatattcattagtTCATTCATGTTAAActcattgaattttgtgatttcaatctaatttttaatataaatttgaaagaataatCTAGAAGAAGAATGCAAAAGATTGAGGGATCAAAACTAGTGAAGCAAAAATAGTAGTTTTAATGCTTCGTTCTTTTCCAAAGCATGACTCGTcatgaaaatcaagaaattgtttttcaaaatagtttaattccaatattaattatgaatttctcTTAACTCTATTAGGGCTTACTTAATCCCATCCATGGCCTTGTGATTAAGTTTATTCTTTATTACCATGTAGTGGAAATCACCCTTAATATCCTTTGCTTTCTTATTTAATCTCAAATTGATTAAAGGTGAATATTACAGAGTTCACTACAATTTAATGTGATAACAATTGAACCTTGGTGTTAACTTCGATCAATCATGTAACGCTTTATTTTTTAGGTATGTTATATCCCCAAGAATTCAATTTGTTTTAAGTTGTATATAACCCACCATGGTTtctaaaattacccttatactcCCTTAAAACTATAACCCCATCAAGCAAAGTTAAGGCAAATAATTAGAATATAGTACGAAATATAATTTAGATCAAACCCAAAGAAGTATATAACTTCAAATACATTGAATAAATAAAGAGGTTCTTCGTTGCATTAcgattatgaaaataataaataaagtatAGAATAACATAAAGGTGTTGGGATCACTTAGTAAGGATTCAAAATGTTTTCATATATGAATGATACATGATTTAACAAGCCTGTCTTAAAGAGATTTTTAATGTTTCGATGTACCAAACCTGGGTTACAGACTAGCAAGGCCAGTTTGGGGTGCAGTTATAGCAGTAATCGCATTTAACATTACTTTGGGGAGGTATAACCCTCAAGACATGCTACCTAACCCCCATAGTACGTAGCGTAATAAACATCATCAATATTTAATGCATCAATACCAAATATTCCCATGGTGCAAATATAATAGGTGTgataaacaagaaaataaaatgcatcAATTTTGAATTCAATGAAACTGAATCTAACCAACTTTTAGGAGGAACTACTCATGTAACACCTCAAAATTTTACTGATTTTGAAGTgttaaattatgagaaaaaattCTTACAGTGGTCCTAATTGatgaatatataattgaaaatttt is from Diospyros lotus cultivar Yz01 chromosome 2, ASM1463336v1, whole genome shotgun sequence and encodes:
- the LOC127794126 gene encoding peroxidase 25 isoform X2; this encodes MKASIFSVFSLLMIVAMALLVQGQGGLETRFYSSSCPKAEAIVRSTVEAHFNKDPTIAAGLLRLHFHDCFGCDGSVLITGASAERNAFPNLGLRGFEVIDDAKTQLEALCPGVVSCADILALAARDSVDLSDGPSWEVPTGRRDGNLSSSSEASNLPSPLDSIAAQRQKFAAKGLDDHDLVTLVGAHTIGQTDCLFFRYRLYNFTATGNADPTINQSFLAQLQAICPKDGDGSKRVGLDKDSQLEFDVSFFKNVRDGNGILESDQRLWGDAATRRIVQNYAGNIKGLLGFRFDFEFPKAMIRMSSIEVKTGSQGEIRKICSKFN
- the LOC127794126 gene encoding peroxidase 25 isoform X1, which gives rise to MKASIFSVFSLLMIVAMALLVQGQGGLETRFYSSSCPKAEAIVRSTVEAHFNKDPTIAAGLLRLHFHDCFVRGCDGSVLITGASAERNAFPNLGLRGFEVIDDAKTQLEALCPGVVSCADILALAARDSVDLSDGPSWEVPTGRRDGNLSSSSEASNLPSPLDSIAAQRQKFAAKGLDDHDLVTLVGAHTIGQTDCLFFRYRLYNFTATGNADPTINQSFLAQLQAICPKDGDGSKRVGLDKDSQLEFDVSFFKNVRDGNGILESDQRLWGDAATRRIVQNYAGNIKGLLGFRFDFEFPKAMIRMSSIEVKTGSQGEIRKICSKFN
- the LOC127794611 gene encoding transcription factor WER-like; amino-acid sequence: MSSSEGDATSNNLRGDRGSAYGDGDNDVVKEDWKKGSWSKSEDEILLEYVKRFGAKNWNEVWKNTSLKRCGQSCRLRWANYLNPDLKKGAFSVDEVNLITELHKKHGNRWSHIASQVLWP